The window CCGTCATTGGAGAGGGTCTGTAGAATGTATTTGCCTGTTGTCGGGAAATGCAGGGCCCCGTTCATGCGAATACCGATACCGCGATTGGTCCCACTGTCGAATACCTTACCCCTTCCGAACTGGTTATTGAGCTCGAATATTGGCTTGCCCTCTTTCCCGCCTCTTTTAGGTAGCATCCGCACGTTGCGTGCAAAAAAATTATGGAAATAGACAGTGAGCAGTCCCGGCTGCAATCTCGCTGCTTCTTCAGCCGAAAGTGGTGTGCCCTGCATGTCGTAGTGCACAGGTGGTTGCGGTGATTCTGATTCGCCGGCCATGCTTATCGGGAGATGCGTGGTGAGGAAAAGAATCGTACACAGTGCGATAATCTTTACAGTGTGGTTTCGGTTGATGAGCATGGTATCTCCTTGCAATTGAGAAAAGGATACTTCGTATCATAGTGTATGGCTGACACGGCTAGTAACACCATGCGAATTAATGGGATAAATGGCAAGAGCATGCGTATAACCAGCTTGAGGTAGAGCTTGGAACACGTTGGGATCAGGTCAGAATTTTGGTTTTGGCTATGTCGCAGGCCCGACCTGTATCTATACGGCTGAAACAGCAACATCCAGTTCAAATATCTCCAGTTGAAACATCGAGAGAGGAGGTGAGTGGCTTTGGACACAGAACAGTGCCCAGGGAACATTTACCGGAAACAGGGCATCGTTGATGGAGCCTTCTCTCGCAGCGCTTTTCAGGAAGAAAACCATGTACTTGGTTGCAATGGAAGGAGGTGATGGCAAAGCGCAGGTAGTAATTCAATCCCCGACCCAACAGCCATGTTAGGTGATGTGGTCCAACTATCCGAATCGCATCTGAAAAAGCACGCATTAACGACGCACTTAGCAAATTAACATGTTGACAAAAGGACTCACGTAAAAGTATCTTTCCCGACTTTACAAGAAGCACTTGTTTTGTTTTTTCAAGGAGAAAGTTATTAATGAGACTGTCAATAATCGCTCGATTGGCAATCACTGTCATGATGATAGTGGCCATATCACTTCAATCTGCCAGGTTACAAGCCAGTGTGGCAGAAGA of the Desulfosediminicola ganghwensis genome contains:
- a CDS encoding PA14 domain-containing protein is translated as MLINRNHTVKIIALCTILFLTTHLPISMAGESESPQPPVHYDMQGTPLSAEEAARLQPGLLTVYFHNFFARNVRMLPKRGGKEGKPIFELNNQFGRGKVFDSGTNRGIGIRMNGALHFPTTGKYILQTLSNDGVIIYLSDKLVLSDPTQHSDQLSIESELNVTIAGWYPIRIDYFQRKGTAALKLYWKTPGSDEKVIVPAEAYAHLPATQ